The following nucleotide sequence is from Pungitius pungitius chromosome 6, fPunPun2.1, whole genome shotgun sequence.
tttaatttcaaCGGGCAGGGAGTGTAGAGAAGTACGGGCCTGTACAATGTGAGGTTTTCATTGCTTAAATGATGCCCTGATACATCTGAGTCAGTTTGACACgaggaaaaagaaatacagCAATGACATCTCCATATATTAACCCCTCAGTGTATTCATTCTTTAAATGATCCTGACTCCGTAGACATTCATGGCATAAGAAGATATCACTTTGTGTATTGAGCTTGCACCATTACTTTGCATTTGTAAATGCTAATGAAGTACTGTACGAATTTAAAGAATAGTGATGGTGATATTCTaactcattactttcagtaatttaacttaaaaggtgaaactaatatatactCATTACactttaagttgaattactgaaagtaataagcttttgcacaatattctaatttatcgagtttcacctgtatattcactccattaacatttttttttgtgttttgtgttttataaagGAGCCAACACCTGATATAAGTTGTTTCTCTGTAGAGCTCCATTCTTTCTGAAAACAAATTGATAAACCACAAGCACTGCTGTATATTTTTCAgtcctttcctcttctttccGCTTTAATCCGCCTTCTTCTCCTCGACGTCGGGTCCACGGAGAGCCGCCCGCACGCTGGTCCACACCTCCGTGTACAGCAGCGTGCCCAAGAACACCACCCCCGTGCCCACCCAGTGCCACCCGGTGAACGGGTTCTGGAAGTACATGATGGAGATGATGAGGCTGAGGAACTTTCTCAGCGTCACCACCAGAGTGACGGTCAACGAGGCGCACTCGGTGGTCAGGATGAAAACCCCGCGAATGCACACATATCTGAAAAGGAATGGTTAAAGTCTGTAACGAGAGTGTGACTAAATGCAATTTAAATAATGCAATACTTCCTGTGACCCAGCAAACGGTTGCAGTCAAGGTGCCAACagaagatttttaaaaaatcgaTGCTCcaacaaatacaaaagaaagtaTTGAGCGTGAACTTTTTGACTTGAGACTGTAAACGGTCGCATGGGGCTTTCTTGTGACCCTTCATTATATGTCGCATGTGGCTACTTGCCAACTGCTACGGAAGACacaattatacatatatatacttttaCAGGATACTGTGTGATGACGTTGATCAGCAGGTAGAGCCACATTATCGGCACAGTGAGTCCGACCACAGGAACAACTGTAGGAGCTGAGAGAGAAGGTTTATATACGTCTGTGAGTCAAGAACAAAACATCAGCTCTCCTCAAGGATCCAACGGCACTCACTGCTCTGACTGAAGTGCAGACAGTGGCTGTAGATGTCGGTGGAGAGAAGCAGGAAGCCCGGCAGAGGCAGGCAGTGCTACAAAAGAGACGGGACAAAGGTCAAAAGCTGGAATTTCTCCCGAAAGGCGTTTGAATCTCGCACGCGGCGCGCGAAACGCTCACATTATAGAAGAGTGCTTCCTTGGAGTGTTTTCCGTATTGCTTGTACAACGTCTCCTGGAAGATGCCCATCCTCGCAGACATCAGCAGCGCAAAGGTCAGCATGCAGATACCTGAAGGGACGGAAatcaacaacaaccaaaaacaaataaatatcttGTGATCATTTTGCTGGTTGGTGGGAATTCAGCAAGCAAAAGAAATATTCTCTTTAGCGTAGCCACTTTTCTCTCATTTATGAGCTAGTTgttggagagaagaaaaaaaagaacaagcacTTTACAAGACAGCACTCCAGATAGTGGAAAATTACAATCAAAGGTTTTGGATAATTTGGGACAATTTGTAGAATAAATGCTTCGCAAATTTGACTAACTGCAGCCCGACATGTCAAAGTGTTCGGCACTTGAAAACTCACCTATAAGCCAGCGCACAAAGGCATAAAAGCTCTCCTCTTCTGATCCCTCATTGGCCACATTCTGCCGGGAAGAAAAAtactaaattatttttttttaaatgcaggccAACACGGCTTGAATTGAAATGACTGCGTAAAAAGCAGACCCTGAACATCAGCAAATGAAGACAAGCATTGTAATTATGTGCATTGTAATGCAACTCTGTAGAGGACTCACCACTTGTTTGGCAGACATGATGGTGCAGATGAAGATACCAGCTGAAACTAAAGCTATCGACAGATATTTACTTGCTGAATACCTGCAGGCGAAGAAGAAAGCGAGACAGAATCAACCTCAATGCCGTTAACCTGCAGGCTCGACCTCCTCGCTGAGGTAGCGCTGTTGTCGGAGGAAGGAGGCGTACCTTTTCTTCAGGATGATTATTCCCAGAACCATGTTTGCGATGAGCGATCcctgcattgaaaaaaaaagaggcagcgaTCGGACAGAGGTGATGGGTGGAGGTGACGGGAAAACCCTAAACTGAAGGTGAAAACAGTTCTTACCGATCTGAAGATCATGTGTAACGGCATGGCGATGTTGAAGTTCAGAGCGTAGTTGTTGATCACACTGACTGTGAAGAACATGGTCACCATGATCACATAGTTTCTGGGGGGGAAGGAACATAAAAGTTTGTTTCAGCA
It contains:
- the slc35b4 gene encoding UDP-xylose and UDP-N-acetylglucosamine transporter encodes the protein MGPGAAVALVFVGCCSNVVSLELLVRQFPGCGNIVTFAQFLFIALEGFVFETNFGRKKPAIPIRNYVIMVTMFFTVSVINNYALNFNIAMPLHMIFRSGSLIANMVLGIIILKKRYSASKYLSIALVSAGIFICTIMSAKQVNVANEGSEEESFYAFVRWLIGICMLTFALLMSARMGIFQETLYKQYGKHSKEALFYNHCLPLPGFLLLSTDIYSHCLHFSQSTPTVVPVVGLTVPIMWLYLLINVITQYVCIRGVFILTTECASLTVTLVVTLRKFLSLIISIMYFQNPFTGWHWVGTGVVFLGTLLYTEVWTSVRAALRGPDVEEKKAD